In the genome of Ammoniphilus sp. CFH 90114, the window AGGGTTAAGAACATTGGTTGACTTCAAGTATCAGCGTCACTTTAAGGCACCTAAAGGAGAAAACGGGCGAACTAAGGCTCAGCACGGAGCTGGGGCGGAGGATATGATTGTCAAGGTTCCGCCCGGAACCTCGGTGTATGACGATGATACGGGAGAGCTGATCGTAGATCTTGTCTATCATGGGCAGTCCACCGTGATTGCAAAAGGAGGACGTGGAGGAAAAGGGAATATGCGTTTTGCCACCCCTGTGAATCCAGCTCCTTCCATCGCAGAGAACGGAGAACCAGGCCAAGAGCGTTATGTTCGTTTAGAGCTGAAGGTTCTAGCGGATGTGGGGCTAGTGGGTTATCCAAGCGTAGGAAAATCAACCCTCATCTCCATGGTGTCAGCGGCTAAACCGAAGATCGCCGAGTATCATTTTACAACCTTAACACCGAACTTGGGGGTTGTAGATGCAGGAGAAGGAAGAAGCTTTGTCATGGCCGATTTACCGGGCTTAATTCAGGGCGCTCATTCTGGGGTTGGTCTTGGGCACCAATTCCTGCGACATGTAGAAAGAACTCGAGTCATTTTACATGTAGTGGATATGGCAGGAATTGAAGGACGGGATCCGTATGAGGATTATCTTCAGATTAATGAAGAGCTGAAGCTCTATAATCAAAAGCTTGAATTACGACCACAAATCATAGCTGCGAATAAAATGGACTTGCCGGAAGCGGAAGAGAATTTGAAGCTATTCCGCGAGAAGGTCGGTGATGAGGTTAAGATTTATCCGATCTCTGCTGCCACGAAGCAAGGAATTAAAGAACTGATCTACGCGATAGCGGACTTGCTAGACACAATTCCGGTTACTCCGATCGTAGAAGAACTCGAAGAAACGGCCGAAGAACGTGTGGTCTATAAAGCAGAGAAGGACCCTGAAAAGTTCTTCGTGCGAAGAGAAAATGAAATCTATGTAGTTGAAGGCGAATATATTGAACGACTCATGAAGATGACGAACCTCAATTCTCATGATTCGATTCAACGTTTCGCTCGTACGATGCGTCTCATGGGTGTGGATAAGGCTTTGCGTGATAAGGGAGCTGAAAACGGAGACACGGTAAAAATTGGGGATTTTGAGTTTGAATTTGTGGAATAATACGGTTATGAGGTCTTGCTGTTCACAGCAAGACTTTTATTTTTTTCTTGTCAAAGGATGGTTGTTCCTCTATAATGTCCACTATACGAAAACAAATGTTTTTTATCGGAGGACGAGAATGACAAAGCGCGAGGAGAAGTATTATTTAGTCCGTGAAGAGATCCTTCCTGAAGCCATTCTTAAGACGGTAGAAGCCAAGCAATTACTAGAGTCAGGAGTTGCGGAAACGGTGCATGAGGCCGTGGAGAAGGTTGGACTAAGCCGAAGTGCTTACTATAAATATAAGGACGGTATTTTTCCTTTTAATGCCATGATGCGGGAAATGATCATTACGATCTCTCTACAGCTAGAGCACCGCTCCGGTGTGTTGTCTCGCGTATTATCTTTTGTTGCGGGAAAGGGAGGAAACGTGCTAACCATTAATCAAACGATCCCTTTGCAAGGGATTGCCAATCTAGCGATGTCGATTGATACATCAGTATTGAATCTTTCCACAACTGACTTCGTTGAAGAACTCCAGCAATTAGATGGAGTAAGGAAGGCGACCATAGTAGGACGAGGGTAAAAGATAAAAAATTTAGGAGGTACCTCAATGAAAAATCAAGTAGTTAAAGTGGGGCTAATGGGACTTGGAACGGTAGGAACTGGGGTCGTAAGAATTCTTGAAGGACATAAATTCGACCTTCTAAAACAAACCGGAGTTGAAATTCAAGTTGGAAAAATCCTAGTCAAAAACCCTGCGAAAGAACGCAGTATTTCAATTCATGCGGACCAAATGACAGTTGATCCCTATGAGGTTCTTCGTAACCCAGACATTGATATTGTGATTGAAGTGATGGGGGGCATTCACCCAACTAAGGATTATATCTTAGAAGCATTGGAGCATGGCAAGCATGTTGTAACAGCGAATAAGGATCTTATGGCACTCCATGGAGCGGAAATTCTTGATAAGGCTGCGGAGAAGGGCTGTGATGTTTTTTATGAAGCGAGCGTGGCAGGAGGGATTCCAATCTTGCGTGCGTTGGTTGAAGGTTTCTCATCTGATCGAATATTAAAGATGATGGGTATCGTCAATGGTACAACTAACTATATTCTGACGAAGATGAGTCAAGATGGGGCGGCCTATGAAGACGTGTTAAAAGAAGCCCAAGAATTAGGCTATGCTGAAACCGATCCAACTTCAGATGTTGAAGGACTAGATGCCGCTAGGAAGATGGCTATTTTAAGTACGTTAGGCTTCAGAACAGAATATAGCTTAGAGGATGTCGATGTAAGAGGAATTTCAAATGTGACAGCAGAAGACATCGCCTATGGTAAAAAGCTTGGTTATCAGATTAAACTCTTAGGAATTGCGAAGCGAGATGAGGAATGCATTGAAGTCAGTGTTCAGCCGACCATGATTCATCAGTCCCATCCTTTAGCCTCTGTTAATGGAGTGTTTAATGCTGTATACGTATATGGGGAAGCGGTGGGAGAAACCATGTTTTATGGACCTGGTGCTGGAGAACTCCCAACAGCAACAGCTGTCACCTCGGACTTAGTTACGGTGGTAAAGAATATGAAGCTTGGTGTGAATGGCCGTGGTATGGTTGCGCCTTATAAAGAAAAGATCTTAAAGACGCCGGAGCAAATTGAATCGAAGTTTTTCATTCGTCTAATCGTATCGGATAAACGAGGAGTGTTATCGGAAATTACCACCTTGTTAGCCAACCATGATATCAGTATCGAACAAGTCATTCAGCAGCCTCGCCCAGGGAAGGCAGAAGCTGAAATTATTATGATTACTCACTTAGCATCTAAGAAGAATATGGACCTTTTACTAGAAGGCTTCCGTACGGTAGAATCTGTATTAGAAGTAAAAAGCTATTATCGCGTAGAGGGAAGGGAAGAGAACTAATGCCAGGAATTATAGAGAAATATGCAAAATACCTGCCAGTTACAGATAAGACTCCAAGATTAACGTTACATGAAGGCGAAACGCCGTTAATCTATGCTCCTAAATTGTCTGAAGAATTAGGGGTAGAAATTCACTTTAAATTTGAAGGTGTAAATCCTACAGGCTCTTTTAAAGATCGTGGAATGGTAATGGCAGTGGCCAAAGCTGTGGAAGAAGGAAGTACAACGATCATGTGTGCTTCTACGGGAAATACTTCTGCTGCGGCGGCGGCTTACGCTGCACGCGCGAACCTGAAGTGTATCGTGCTTATACCGAATAACAATATCGCCCTAGGAAAGCTGGCCCAAGCCGCTGCCTATGGAGCTCAAATTATTGCGATTGAAGGAAACTTTGATCAGGCATTACAGATTGTAAGAGATATTACCGAAACACAGCCTATTACCCTTGTAAACTCTGTAAATCCATATCGCTTGGAGGGACAGAAGACAGCCGCATTCGAGATATGTGATGTACTCGGCAAGGCTCCTGATATTCTCGCTATTCCTGTTGGAAATGCTGGAAATATCTCTGCTTATTGGAAAGGGTTTAATGAGTATGCAAAAGAAGGTGTCATTGACCAGCTTCCACGCATGTTTGGCTTCCAGGCAGAAGGGGCTGCTTCCTTAGTCAAGGGAATGGCCATTGAAAACCCTGAGACGGTGGCTACAGCCATTCGTATTGGTAACCCAGCCAGTCGTGACTTAGCCGTGAAGGCTTTAAGTGAATCGGACGGTCATGTAGATTCCGTAACAGATGATGAAATTCTAGCTGCTTATCGCAAATTGGCTCAAACAGAAGGAATCTTCGCAGAACCAGCATCTTGTGCGTCCCTTGCAGGAATTATCAAGATGAAGCAAATCGGTAAATTAGAGAAAGGGAAACAGGTGGTTTGCGTTTTAACTGGGAATGGTTTGAAGGATCCTAACATTGCGCTGAAAACAGTAGGTGTAGAACCTAAGGTGGTAGAAAGTTCCATTGAGTCCGTAATGGAAGTGATACAGGCATGAGATGGAAAGTGCAAGTAAAGGTACCTGCAAGTACGGCAAATCTAGGTCCAGGGTTTGATACCATTGGGATGGCCTTCCAACTCTACACCACCATTAGGATGAGTGTAGTAGATGAGCCACAAGTCATTCTGCATGGAGTGGAGCTAGAAGGCCTCCCGACGGATACGTCAAATCTAGTTTATAAAATGGCCGAATTAATATTTCAAAAAGCTCAAATGGAAATGCCGCCTCTGAAAATTGAGATGAAGAGCGACATTCCATTGACTCGAGGATTAGGAAGCAGTGCGGCAGCTATCATAGGAGGATTGGTTGCGGCTAATTATTTAGCTGGTAACCCTTTTACAGAAGAGGACATCTTCCTTATCGCAACGGAATTGGAAGGCCACCCCGATAATGTAGGGGCCTCCTTGTTTGGAGGAATTGTCATCGCGGTCATGGAAGAAGGAAGAGTTCCTTATATTAAAGTGGACCCACAACCTGATCTGAGAGCGTTGGCCGTGATTCCCGATTTTATGCTGTCAACAGAGAAAGCACGAGGGGTTCTTCCAGACACATACAGCCGCAAGGATGCCGTTCATAGTTTAAGTCACGCTAGTCTGCTAGCTGCAGCTCTCGCCACTGGCAAGTATGAGATGCTTGTTTATGCTATGAAAGACCGTCTGCATCAACCATATCGCATGGGTCTGGTGCCTGGGATGAACACCATGCTTGAACAAGCGGAGAACTATGGAGCACTAGGTACTGCATTAAGCGGCGCGGGACCTACTGTGATCTCTTTGGTACAAGGAGAGACAGCAGAACTTGAAAATTTCTTTCGAGATACCTTATCTCAGCACGGAATAACCTCAAGAACATTGAGTTTGATACCTGATGCTGCTGGAGTACAAATTTCTGAAGATATTGACACTCCCTTTTAAAGCAGGTAGATTTATTCTTAAAACAATCGAGGTGCTTTAAAAAGATGGAGAGAAAGATTGCTTTTTTAGGCCCATACGGCACATTTACAGAAGAAGCCGCACGCTTCTTTTTTGAAGGACAGGATGTATCCTTTGTTCCATTCGCGACGATACCTGATGTATTGGATGCACTTGATCAAGGAAAAACCCAGTTTGCCGTCGTTCCTATCGAGAACTCTATCGAGGGGACGGTCAATCTTACCATGGACTGGTTGATTCATCATATGGATGTCCCCATCCGTGGAGAATTAGCTTATCCGATTTCCCAGCATTTAATGGCAGCACCCGGTACGGAGCTTAAAAATGTAAAAAAGGTATTTTCGCACCCTCAGGCTGTAGCTCAATCTCGGTTATTTTTACGTAAGCATCTTCCTGATGTGGAAGTTGAATATATGAAGAGTACTGCAGACGCCGTGAAATGGGTGGCAGAACATCCGAGTGAACCCTGGGCGGCTATCGGAAATAGACTTTCAAAGGAAATTTATCCTGTCGTGTTTCTGCATGAATCAATACAAGACCACGACAATAACTATACTCGGTTCTTGGTCGTGAGCTCCTCTGCTGTTCAGTTTAAAGAAAGTGAAAAGGAGAAGACCACGATTTTGGTCACCCTGCCATCAGACTTTCCTGGTGCCCTATATCAGGTGTTAGCTGCTTTTGCATGGCGGAAAATTAATTTATCAAGAATTGAATCTCGTCCGACGAAGACTGGTCTAGGAAATTATCATTTTATTATTGATATTGAGCAGAAAATGGACGAAATCTTGCTTCCTGGTGCGTTTGCAGAGCTTGAAGCTTTAGGTTGTCAAATCCGAAAGATGGGGTCTTATCCATGCTTTATGAAGCAAATAAAGGTTAATTCATAAAGTTGTTGACTTTCTTATGAGGTAATTCTACAATTATCATAAATTCAGAAAATTAAAGGTTATTCTCGTTGGTGCGGGGAAGCCTCTAATTTGAGAATTCCTCTTCAAGAGGGTTTTCTTCTGACTATTTATACATGCTTTTCATTTGTTGCAAAATTTTTTGACCCAAATGTGGAGGTGCTCGATTTGGAGCGTTGGATCTATTTAAATGGCGAATATGTAAGAAAAGAGGATGCTGTGATCTCTGTGTTTGATCATGGTTTCTTATACGGAGATGGAATATTTGAAGGGATTCGTGTATATAACGGAAATATCTTCAAGTGCGAAGAGCACATTGATCGTTTGTACGAGTCTGCTAAGTCCATTATGCTAGAGATCGGAATGACCAAAGAAGAAATGACAGAGGCTATGGCCGAAACCATCCGCAGAAATGGAATGAAGGATGCGTATATTCGCCTGGTTGTTTCTCGTGGATATGGCGACTTGGGACTAGACCCTCGTAAATGTCCAAAACCAAGCATTATTATTATTGTGGAGAAGCTAGCCTTATTCCCTAAGGAACACTATGAGACTGGAATTCGTATTATTACCGTTGCGACCCGTCGTAACGTTCCTGATGCGCTAAATCCTAAGATTAAGTCCTTAAACTATTTAAATAACGTTCTAGTGAAGATCGAAGCCAACCAAGCAGGTGTAAGTGAAGCCCTTATGCTTAATGCTCAGGGTTACGTATGTGAAGGTTCAGGCGATAACATTTTTATCATTCGAAAGAATGTAATCTATACGCCACCTAGCTATCTTGGTGCATTAGAAGGTATTACACGTAATGCCATTATTGACCTAGCACTTGAAGCTGGCTATACCGTAAAAGAAGAACCGTTTACTAGACATGATGTCTACATTGCTGACGAAGTCTTCTTAACCGGAACAGCTGCTGAAGTTATTGCTGTTTATGAAGTTGACGGGCGTACGATTGGGGATGGACGTCCAGGTCCAGTAACTAATACCTTATTAGAGAAATTCCGCCGTGTAGTTGAAGTGGACGGTTATCAGGTTTTTAACGAAGAAGCTACACAAAAAGCATAGGATACACATGATGAGAAGAGACCATTTGGGTCTCTTTTTCTTTTTTTCTGGATTTTTATGAGCAATCTGCCTATCTTACGCATATGATGTATTGACTTTTGGAAAGAGGAGGGTCTTAGCGTTGAAAATTCACATCGTTAAAAGAGGAGAAACATTAGAGAAAATCGCTAAGAAATATAACGTCAGTACAGACCAGTTGAAAGAGGCCAATGGCCACATTAAGGATGTAGAAAAAATTGTCGCAGGTAACAAGGTGAAAATTCCTACAGCTAGTGTTCCGCTTAAATCCAAGGAGGCACTTCCAGTTTCTGACCGGATG includes:
- a CDS encoding homoserine dehydrogenase gives rise to the protein MKNQVVKVGLMGLGTVGTGVVRILEGHKFDLLKQTGVEIQVGKILVKNPAKERSISIHADQMTVDPYEVLRNPDIDIVIEVMGGIHPTKDYILEALEHGKHVVTANKDLMALHGAEILDKAAEKGCDVFYEASVAGGIPILRALVEGFSSDRILKMMGIVNGTTNYILTKMSQDGAAYEDVLKEAQELGYAETDPTSDVEGLDAARKMAILSTLGFRTEYSLEDVDVRGISNVTAEDIAYGKKLGYQIKLLGIAKRDEECIEVSVQPTMIHQSHPLASVNGVFNAVYVYGEAVGETMFYGPGAGELPTATAVTSDLVTVVKNMKLGVNGRGMVAPYKEKILKTPEQIESKFFIRLIVSDKRGVLSEITTLLANHDISIEQVIQQPRPGKAEAEIIMITHLASKKNMDLLLEGFRTVESVLEVKSYYRVEGREEN
- the ilvE gene encoding branched-chain-amino-acid transaminase; this encodes MERWIYLNGEYVRKEDAVISVFDHGFLYGDGIFEGIRVYNGNIFKCEEHIDRLYESAKSIMLEIGMTKEEMTEAMAETIRRNGMKDAYIRLVVSRGYGDLGLDPRKCPKPSIIIIVEKLALFPKEHYETGIRIITVATRRNVPDALNPKIKSLNYLNNVLVKIEANQAGVSEALMLNAQGYVCEGSGDNIFIIRKNVIYTPPSYLGALEGITRNAIIDLALEAGYTVKEEPFTRHDVYIADEVFLTGTAAEVIAVYEVDGRTIGDGRPGPVTNTLLEKFRRVVEVDGYQVFNEEATQKA
- the thrB gene encoding homoserine kinase translates to MRWKVQVKVPASTANLGPGFDTIGMAFQLYTTIRMSVVDEPQVILHGVELEGLPTDTSNLVYKMAELIFQKAQMEMPPLKIEMKSDIPLTRGLGSSAAAIIGGLVAANYLAGNPFTEEDIFLIATELEGHPDNVGASLFGGIVIAVMEEGRVPYIKVDPQPDLRALAVIPDFMLSTEKARGVLPDTYSRKDAVHSLSHASLLAAALATGKYEMLVYAMKDRLHQPYRMGLVPGMNTMLEQAENYGALGTALSGAGPTVISLVQGETAELENFFRDTLSQHGITSRTLSLIPDAAGVQISEDIDTPF
- a CDS encoding ACT domain-containing protein, with translation MTKREEKYYLVREEILPEAILKTVEAKQLLESGVAETVHEAVEKVGLSRSAYYKYKDGIFPFNAMMREMIITISLQLEHRSGVLSRVLSFVAGKGGNVLTINQTIPLQGIANLAMSIDTSVLNLSTTDFVEELQQLDGVRKATIVGRG
- the pheA gene encoding prephenate dehydratase, with amino-acid sequence MERKIAFLGPYGTFTEEAARFFFEGQDVSFVPFATIPDVLDALDQGKTQFAVVPIENSIEGTVNLTMDWLIHHMDVPIRGELAYPISQHLMAAPGTELKNVKKVFSHPQAVAQSRLFLRKHLPDVEVEYMKSTADAVKWVAEHPSEPWAAIGNRLSKEIYPVVFLHESIQDHDNNYTRFLVVSSSAVQFKESEKEKTTILVTLPSDFPGALYQVLAAFAWRKINLSRIESRPTKTGLGNYHFIIDIEQKMDEILLPGAFAELEALGCQIRKMGSYPCFMKQIKVNS
- the obgE gene encoding GTPase ObgE, producing MFVDAAKIYVKGGDGGNGMVAFRREKYVDMGGPAGGDGGRGANVVFVVDEGLRTLVDFKYQRHFKAPKGENGRTKAQHGAGAEDMIVKVPPGTSVYDDDTGELIVDLVYHGQSTVIAKGGRGGKGNMRFATPVNPAPSIAENGEPGQERYVRLELKVLADVGLVGYPSVGKSTLISMVSAAKPKIAEYHFTTLTPNLGVVDAGEGRSFVMADLPGLIQGAHSGVGLGHQFLRHVERTRVILHVVDMAGIEGRDPYEDYLQINEELKLYNQKLELRPQIIAANKMDLPEAEENLKLFREKVGDEVKIYPISAATKQGIKELIYAIADLLDTIPVTPIVEELEETAEERVVYKAEKDPEKFFVRRENEIYVVEGEYIERLMKMTNLNSHDSIQRFARTMRLMGVDKALRDKGAENGDTVKIGDFEFEFVE
- the thrC gene encoding threonine synthase, whose protein sequence is MPGIIEKYAKYLPVTDKTPRLTLHEGETPLIYAPKLSEELGVEIHFKFEGVNPTGSFKDRGMVMAVAKAVEEGSTTIMCASTGNTSAAAAAYAARANLKCIVLIPNNNIALGKLAQAAAYGAQIIAIEGNFDQALQIVRDITETQPITLVNSVNPYRLEGQKTAAFEICDVLGKAPDILAIPVGNAGNISAYWKGFNEYAKEGVIDQLPRMFGFQAEGAASLVKGMAIENPETVATAIRIGNPASRDLAVKALSESDGHVDSVTDDEILAAYRKLAQTEGIFAEPASCASLAGIIKMKQIGKLEKGKQVVCVLTGNGLKDPNIALKTVGVEPKVVESSIESVMEVIQA